In Saccharomyces eubayanus strain FM1318 chromosome X, whole genome shotgun sequence, the genomic window TTAGTAAGAACTGAAGAGGATGATCGCGAGGGCTTCTCCTTCCTAAATATTATGGACCGTGTGGACCCCTTACCAGAGAACTTCGAGAGTTACAATAACTTCAAAGAGAGTGTATATTATATGTGTACACACAATGGTACGAAAATTGGATTCGTATTGAAATTCGTTATTGCTGAAATGAAGGCTCTTTGCAGAGAAACCTTTGAAGAGACTTTCCAATTAGATGAGCTGAATCATACGTTAAGGTTCAGAAGCGAGAATTTCGATCAAAGGAACGACTTAATTGATCAATTGGCTCACACAATGTATCTGGAATCATCAATAAGTGGTGTTAAGGGCTGGAGAGATGAAAAGTACGCTATTTGGGTGGATAGAAAGCCATACGTCCTTATCGAACGTGCGATGGCGGGTGTACTTGGTATAACCACATACGGGGTGCATATTAACGGTTATGTGCTAGATCCAGAATCCAAGGAGATTCGGTTCTGGATCCCAAGAAGATCCAAAACAAAGCAAACGTGGCCATTAATGCTCGACAACATTATAGCTGGAGGATTAGGATATCCATACGGTATATATGAAACAGTTTTAAAAGAGAGCGTCGAGGAAGCCAACTTGCAAAAAAGTATTATTGAAGCCAGTATCAAGGCTGCCGGCGTTGTTTCTTACCTCTACTTTACAGGTGACATTTCTGTGACGGCATTCGACAAGGAATCAGATTTTATCGTTGGAGAAGTGGAATATGTCTACGATTTAAAGCTCGATAAGGACATTATTCCAAAACCGAATGACGGAGAAGTTGAAAGTTTCAACCTATTCAGCTTACAAGAAACCATCAatgctttgaaaagaaaagaattcaAGCCCAATTGCGCTTTAGTAACGGTAGAATTCTTGATTAGACATGGCTATATTACACCGGAAAATGAACCCAATTATCTTGAATTAGTGGCTAGAATGCACAGAAGATTACCATTCCCTACATTAAACTAACAAATCAAAAGGATTTTGTAGGTCACCTTCAACAAAGTATAAAGAATTTGATCATATATACACAgatacatatacatatatatatatatgtatatattacTAAAATATAAAGTTTCTGTCTATCACTAAACGAGCTAAAAAGGcaatatattcatttgtATTTGGTTTATTGATAAACTCACTTCGAATAGTTCAATTCGATGTCGAACCATTCCCTAGAAACGACTTCTGATGGAGATAAGCTGACGTCACCATATACCAATGGTGCAAAGTAGACAAAGCACCAAATGACAGCAGTGGAGGCACACACCAAAAACACTGCATATGGTTTGACGTAAATCTTGGGGTTCTTTTCATAAGGTGTACCTGGAACATCTTCATCGgtttccaaattcaaagatttgCAATTACTGAAGATAACCTCCCATAATGCCCCCGAAAATAAACAAGCGATTAAATGAGCTGGTAAGTAATGATGCAGAAACTTTTGACGAGCCATCAAAAAGAACGGGAAATAGTGACAACACCaggaaatgaagaaaaacattaaTGGTCCATATAACTTCTCTCTTGTTATCTTGTTTAAAGCATAGTAACCGCGATGTCTTGTAAGCAAATCGGCCACGATAATGCCGACAAAAACGGCCAATGAAACAACCTGGAACCACCACCCAATAATGTTACCGATGAAATagatttgtttcttctcaTCACCATTAGTCCAGAATGAAACACCGCTTAAACTACCGGGCCAACTGTATGGTTCAGAGGCAAATGGATGCTCCGACGACAGTTTATTGTTGTGCTCGAACATGGATTTTTGAGTTTCGatccatttcttcaaaaatggtAATGGCTTAACAACCTTTGGAACATATACCTTTCGGTCTTCATCCAAGTTAACGATTTCATCGATAGCCCAATTATTCGAAGGGTCAGTGACTTTCTTGTTACCGTTAACCTCCTGTTGTTGGAACCCCCAATCAGGCAATAGTTCGTCATTGTGTGTCCACAAGGCTACAGAGGTGTCAACATGGAAAAGTCGGAAATAAACAGTCTTACTTTTCAAGATATGGCCCTCAtctgatttttttagtggttgaaaagtaaataaagtTTCCGGATATGACTCTCCGTCACCGTCTTCTAATGATACAGCGGTAACTTCCTCATTAGTGGGGTAGAATGGTGAAGCCACATCATGGGCTAACAAGTAGGTGTCAGTGGCTACGTGTCTTAATCTGACATGCTGGTTCAAGAGAACCGCTTGACCTTTACCGATATCACTGTCATGTGGTGGTAACACCTCCCATTGGTTATTAAAATCAGGGTGTGCATAACCAGTCACTTGCTGGCCAGCAGAGGAGATACGACCATCTTCATAACGTTGTGGATAATGCGCCAAGTGCGAGTGTAAGAACACGTCTGTATCCTGGTGTTTGAGGGTAATAATGTCGAAATAGTTAACTACCTTTGAATCAATATTTAACGGAGAATCATACAATGTTTCCTGGAATTCCGCAGACATAAACGCATCGCCCGGGCCTGAAGTATTCAATACGGTAAAGTGAACCCAGAACCAAAACAAGTAAATCAAAAAAGGGATCAACACAAGGCCGTTTAGCCTTTTGCTGAAATGTTTCATAAACAATCTTAAAGATAAACCGGCCTTGATATCCAATAATTGCCACAGGTTTACTACCACTGCAAAACCAATAGCAGAGTAAGTCATAACACCAACATATTTTGTGGAAATGACGAATGACAAAGACAAACCGGTAGCATGCAACCAAATGTACCAACTCCATGTAAATGGTTGGCGCAGTTGGCACTTGTAGAAACGGACGTAGCAGTACATAGTAGCAGCAATGGAAATGATCAAAATAGCATCCAGAAGAATCAATCTTGTTTCTGTAACGTGGGCGGTATCGATTGCAACCAAAAGGGATGCAAATGCACATGTAATAGGCTTAAAgttcaattctttcaaagtgtTAAACATGATTGGTACGGTCAAAGTACCCAATATGGCATTAAAGGAACGGTACGCTATATATGGGGCTGGATGTGTTTCGTAACTGTATCCAATCTCATCAAATTTGAAGGAACCGTCATAACCACATAACCAACCGATGAAGCCAATCATCATCTTAGCAAATGGGGGATGaacatcaaagaaatacGATCTTTCCAAATAATAAGATGCAAACTTCCCGAAATGTACTTcatcaaaaacaacttcCTTAGGATACCAAATCTTATAAAATCTAGCAGCAAAGGCGACTAAAGTAACCACAGTAGCCCAGAAGCTATAGTGCGATTGTGGCGCAGGTAATGATTGTAATAGCCAGTGTTCAGAGATTTGTTCACATTTTGACGCGCCCTTTGTGTATTTCAACTGAGGATCATCCACGTCCCCGGTGGGAGGCGACGACTTTCCATGGATACGTTTCTTGGGCACAGACATCTGTACTGCTGTGGGGTTTTGTAAAAGTTCACTGGGGAGTTGTAGTGTCCTTTTTTACTGTAGTGTATATCgaaaagtttcaaatgATTATGTTCGAAAAAGCGCGTTTCAATATACGTATTCTccgaatttttttttatacaaAATAAAGGAATAATATAACGAAAATCATGAAAGAATGAACAGAAGCAGAGAAACCATAAATCGTGCaggtgaaaagaaagtagcGAAGTGAGTTAGAGATTAGGCCATGATGAGAACCACCCTAAGAATCAGAGGACACGCGTCGCATGTTGCTCAGGTTTGCCAGATGAGGACGGCTGCGAGTAGCGCAGGTACTGCTGCAGCAGGGACAGCTGGAATagtaaagaaaagttaCAATAGTACAGAAAGCAAATCTGCGTTTGCAGCAAAACCGGAGGCTAGCAATGGAAACGGCATGAAGGAATATTCGGGTAGTCTTAACACCAGACTCGGGGGCACACCTTTGGAATCCCGCAGCACGCCCACTAATACTTTGAACGGTAGTCATAAGCCGGTCAGGGAAGAAATTGACTGGTACACTTCGTGGTATGGGCTAGGTATGAAGCCATTCGAATCGCAAGTGCAGAAGGAGCTGGTTCAACCTTTGGAACCTAAGGATATCGAAGTCAAACCAGACGGGTTGATTTACCTGCCTGAGATTAAATACCGTAGGATTTTGAACAAGGCATTTGGAGCAGGCGGGTGGGGGTTGGTCCCRAGGTCGGAAACTATAGTAACGTCCAAACTAGTGACCAGGGAGTACGGGCTTATTTGCCACGGCCAATTGATCAGTGTGGCCAGAGGTGAGCAAGACTATTTCAGCGAATCTGGTATACCAACAGCCACAGAAGGTTGTAAGAGTAATGCCCTGATGAGATGTTGCAAGGATCTCGGTGTCGGGTCCGAGTTATGGGATCCTGTTTTCataaaaaagttcaaaGTCGAACATTGCACTGAGAAGTTTGTCGAGCATGTTACCAccaagaggaaaaagaagatttggTTAAGAAAGGACAGACAGGTCGAGTACCCTTATAAATAGTCAACGTGTACACCGCATAAACTAATGTAAgtaagtatatatatattctaaTGTAACCACATAAATATGACAGAAAGCATATGCACCAAAtgtttttgatatcttaTCCGGAATACTTGCATACACTGCCACTCGGCAGGGAGGAGGGGGAGAAGGATATATCGTTTTGTTTTAAATTCAATTTCTAATAAACATTAATGGAGAtatacaaaagaagaaagtaaTTAAGTTGTTATGAAATTTATAAACCTTGTTGAGCTCTTCTTCTGTCACGTTCTTCAGCAATAGACAACTTGATACCCTTACCCTTTGGCAAAGAAATGTAAGGCTTACCTTGTTCACCAATGACGAAAACGTTGTTCAATCTGGTGACGAAAGTGTTGTCCAAGGAGTCCTTGATGTGAACCAAGTCGAAACCACCATCGTGTCTTTCCTTGTGAACAATGGTACCGATACGACCCAAGTTACGACCACCGGTAACGTAAACTAGCTTACCAGCGTCGAACTTGATGAAGTCGGTGATCTTACCAGAGGCCAAATCGATCTTGACAGTGTCATTGACCTTGATGTTTGGGTCTGGGTATCTTAGAGTTCTACCATCGTGGGTGACGACGTATGGAACACCCTTCTTACCTAATTGGACCTTCTTGACCTTACCCAATTTGTAAGAggcttcttcttcggtGATACGGTGAACGGCAAATCTACCCTTGACGTCGTAGACCAATCTGAAGTTTTCGTTGGTGGCATCTAGAGTGATGACATCCATGAAACCAGCTGGGTAGGTGGTGTCGGTTCTGACCTTACCGTCGACTTTGACGTGACGTTGCATCAAGATGGCCTTGACTTCACGACCGTTCAAAGCATACTTTAATCTGTTTCTTAAAAAGACAATCAATGGCAAAGATTCACGCAATTTGTGTGGACCAGCGGATGGTCTTGGGGCGTAACAACCGGACAACTTGTCCAATAACCAATGGTGTGGAGCTGCTAATCTCTTTAGATGCTTCTTTCTGTGTggaagaaatgaaataaaaaggaCAAAACATATATGTGCTTATTATGCGGGACATGATAATACAggtacatatatatttttgtttgttttcatcGTGCTTGTTAGTAAATCATTGCTCATAACAGTAAATAGTACAATCCGGGGATGTTCCGACAAGGGCGCGCGGGCGAAACGACAGCAGTACCATTGCAGTGGAAGGGGAGGAAACTCTCTTATTCCATCtagtattattataatTCTATATTCCCTTTCCTTGGTACTTGTGCAGTTTTTTCGTTAACATCCTGGCGTAATCGTAGTAAAAATAGTTCATCGTCAAACATACGGTCCTCTAGCCATCTTTGCGTATAGATTCTTTGGTTTGTTTGGGGAGGAAAAGTCACTGTGCAAGAAAGTGTTTTAACGATAAATTTAATTATAGTATAATTTTTAATATACTACTGTAGCACGAAACCTGGCGACATCCTATGAAATTTCAATACGGGCTCGCCTACACGGTGGTGGGGAGGGAGATTGAGAGAGCCGAGACGCCACGAGGACCAGGCGGGCAGCCCGCCTGGTCCTCTCCCACTGCCAGCTGGTCTCCCCACGGGAGGGGAGATGGAAGGAGCCGGCGTGATAccgcaaaaaaaaaaaccaagcCAACGCGAACGCGGACGCAAAACGGAAAGATGAGAAAAACACAAAtagaaaagcaaaaagtGGAAACAAAGAATGTACGGATGCACCCTCACAGCAAAAATGGAGGTATGGGTGGACGAGACCGCAGACCGCGTCCTCAAATCTCACAAAATTTGGcattgtttattttctgctgaacagaaacaagataaagaaaaaagaccCGCAACCAGGACTTTTTTCGCGAAGGACAAGCAGCACACACTCGCTCTTCACTCTCCCGCCAAGGCAGAGCACAAGCAGACCACGAGGTGCTACTCACGTCATCATGACTAATGGATGTGTCTACAACACGCCCGCGAATGCCCGCACGCTGACAAACGCAACACGTGAAGTCTGCTGTAAACGACCGCACTGCTGCAGTGGCCGCCGGGTGACCGCCCGGGAGAGGCAGCCCGGAACTCAGTGCAGAACGCGCGGCCTGAACTTGAGTCTCTTCTCTTAGTACACTGTTGGGGCTGCCGCGATGCAGAACAGAAGAACAGCagcccaaaaaaaaaaagcttcggctccaaagaagagaagagaagagaagaaaagacgaggtggaaaaaaaagcgtaAAATAAACCGGAAAAACAATGGTACACGCGTTTCTGCGGAGACGGCCCGTACGGAGCCGCTCATGCCTTTGGTAGCTGTTCGCTTCTCCAGCCCAAACTTTGTCGCTAAAAATGGCGTCACACAACACAATGACAAAGCTGGATCTGCAAATCCTGGGACATATATCTCCAGAACgggttttgttttctcctCTTCGCGTAGAAAGTATATAGGACAGGTAGGTCAGCGTTGGCGGTCAGCGACCTTGCGCGGTTTGTATATATTGCCAGGTAACACGGACGCCAGTGTCTATCTGTCTGTGTATGTGTCTGTCTGTCGCGCGTGGCCCCACGCAATATAGAGCCATGATGGACGCAATCTCGACGATGGAGCTGTCTGATGTGTTCGTGAGCGAGCTGTTCCGGCTGCTGCAGAGCAACGCTTACTCGGATATAATCCAGTGGTCGCCCGACGGTAGCAGGTTTATCATCTGGAACACAGACCAGTTCACCAAAGTCATTCTCCAGAGGTTTTTTTCCACGTTGCCGAGTTTCGCATCGTTCGTGCGGCAGTTGGGCAGGTATAAGTTCCAGAAGACCGAAAGGTTGCATTGTAAAGAGTTTTTCAACGCCCATTTCCAAAGAGACAACCTGGCTGGCCTGCGTTTTGTAAAGACCACACGCAGGTCGCCGCCGGCAAAGAAACTGTCCAAGGCCTGTGCTTACCGCTGGGACCCTTTTAAAGTGAACTCCATTCTCAGCAAGGCTGTCGGTAAGCCGTCGTTCGAAAAACTGGAGAAAAACGTCGATACTCTGCAGGGCAACCTCGATGAGGTCACCTCGAACAACGCAGAGAGCCTGCGGATTATAAAAGAGATCAATGCGGGCTTGCAGACGCTCTCCTACCACCAGTTCCATGCCTACCAGATGGCCAATTTTCTGCAAGCGAACTTCGAAGCCATCAGGAAAGCCGCCTgccagcagcagcagcagcagcagcagcagcagcggCGGCAAGACCCAAGGCGCCGCCGCCTGCTGCTCCTGATGGCAGGCACGTGCGACACATCGAAAACGCCCCTGGTGCGCTTGCTCAAGTCCATGAACTTCTCCATCGACACAGCCACCCAGTGGCACCCGCTGCTGAATCTTGACACGTACGACCTGCTTTTCGTCGCCGTGTCCCCCTACATGCCCGAAGACGAGATTGTCTACTTCAAGAAACTCCGGAACCTGTTGCCCAGCTTCCCCATAGTCGGCGTCATGAACAACCTCACCTCTGCCCTCGACACGAACACTTCCCCCTCCAACTACTCCCGCTACTACTGCAACCATTTCCTGCGATTGGGCTTCAACGACATCCTGGTGAGCCCCTTCACCCCAACCCAGCTTACAACCCTCCTCTCGAAACATTTTCCGACGTGACCCCCTGACCCTCCCGCAGAGCCGCGTACCGCCATCATATGCCATACCATTCactatatacgtatataaCACTTTCTCCCCTCCCCCCTCTAACCCAAGGACCAAACGTTGCATTGGCCTCGGCTCCATCTTGCAAAAGGCGTTGTTTTTCCGCTTTTGGATGCCACTTgacctttttttctcctctggcctctcttttttctctttgataGTCTTGTTATCTAATCTGTAGTTGATTTGactctttttcctttcgcGTCGTTCTTCTAAGTCCGTTTTGAGTCAACAAAAACGAAAGTAATAGGCAGATTAAAGAGCCGTGTATAAGCTAAAAAGGGAGCTATATCTCAAGGCAAGAGTGGCAGATATAAACCTACAAGAATACTCAATTAATTTTCTATaacttcttctctttgaaCATCAGTAACATCTTTACACACttaaaaacaacaacaacaacaacaacaacaatgacCTTAGCGCCCTTAGATGCCTCCAAAGTCAAGATTACCACCACCGAACACCCATCGGAGCCAAAACCAAACGACCAGCTGGTCTTTGGTAGAAGCTTCACCGACCACATGCTAACTGTGGAGTGGACCGCGGCAAACGGGTGGGACGTCCCGGAGATCAAGCCCTACCAGAATCTGTCACTGGACCCATCCGCGTACGTGTTCCACTATGCTTTTGAGCTGTTCGAAGGTATGAAGGCTTACAGGACAGTTGACAATAAAATCACAATGTTCCGCCCAGACATGAACATGAAGCGTATGAATAAGTCTGCCCAACGAATTTGTCTGCCAGCTTTCGACTCGGAGGAGTTAATTGCCTTGATTGCAAAGCTGATCCAACAAGATAAGCGTTTGATTCCGGAGGGAAAGGGCTACTCTTTGTACATCAGGCCGACTATGATTGGCACTACGGCCGGCCTGGGTGTCTCCACGCCAGACAGAGCCTTGCTATATGTCATTTGTTCCCCCGTGGGCCCTTACTACAAGACCGGTTTCAAAGCGGTTAGGCTGGAAGCCACTGATTACGCCACAAGGGCTTGGCCGGGCGGCTGTGGTGACAAGAAATTGGGCGCCAACTATGCTCCTTGCGTCCTACCACAGTTGCAGGCCGCCTCAAGAGGTTACCAACAGAACTTGTGGTTGTTTGGCCCAGAGAATAATATCACTGAAGTAGGCACCATGAACGCAttctttgtcttcaaaGACACCGAAACAGGCAAGAAGGAACTGGTCACTGCCCCATTGGACGGCACCATTCTGGAAGGTGTCACGAGAGATTCCATATTAACCCTCGCCAAGGAAAGGCTCGATTTAGATGAATGGACTATTAGTGAACGCTACTGCACCATAGGCGAAGTTTCTGAGAGATCCAAAAAAGGCGAACTAGTAGAGGCTTTCGGTTCTGGTACAGCTGCCATCGTTTCTCccatcaaagaaatcgGCTGGAAGGGCGAACCTATCAACATCCCATTACTGCCCGGCGAGCAAACGGGACCATTGACCAAGGAAGTTGCCCAATGGATTAACCAAATCCAATACGGCGAAGTTGAACATGGCAATTGGTCAAGGGTCATCACCGATTTGAACTGAAGTATTGCTACATCAAACCATAAAAAAGCCAACACAAAAGCATTCTCTTTCTCACCTGCTGTCTTGCGAAAGACAGcagcattttttttttcatattctaTCTATATATTGCCGGATGTTTCTAATGATCCAATGTAGTATATAACATAATCAGCAGcacttcttttcttttattcaCTAAATACTTAGCACTAAGGCatgtaaaataaatatcTTGTCCCATATATCCCGGATCGTACGATATGCGCTTAGCCAGGACTTTTGTTGCATTTTGACCGGTTTGTTTCTGATGACAACTGTTATCTACAGATGATGTCAGTAGAAAGCCTGTGGATGTCCTTACCGTGATACAAAAAATACTCGTAGTGACTACGAAAGACTACAAACCAAATTGTggttcttgaaatttcattaCGTATCTCTTTATATCTTATTAATCAAGAATTCAATTCCAATAGTTATACAATCATTTATACAATTGTGAGGGTCTTACTGCACACATTATAATAAAGCAGCGGCACCAGCAATGATAGCAGCACCCAAAACGCCTCCATTCCCGAACTTATGAGCACCGTTCGTGTTAATTTCAATAGCATGAGAAGCTGATGAAGTGGCGGTAGTGATTGGAGCGGTCAAAGTGGAGCAGACACCGGCTGAACAACTCGTCACAGTGGTCTTAACGGTGGAAAGTTGAGTTTTGGTTGAAGTGGTGTCTTCTTTAGTGCAACCACCCTTGCAGCTAGTAATGGTAGCGTCATCAGTCGAGACTTTAGTGGCTGTCAAAGTTGCATTATTACCATATACAACGGATGTGATTTTACTGTTGAAAGCACTACTGGAAGTTTCATTGCCATTTCTAGTAATAACTGAAGAGATCGAGGCAGAAGAAGCCACAGAAGCAGCAGAAGCTGGGGAAGAAGCAGCAGAAGAAGTAGGATTAACGACGGAACCTGAAGCTGAGGTAACAGCGTCATTGGATGAAGTGACTTCAGCAGAAGAGGTAGTAGTTTCAGCAGAAGAGGCAGTAGTTTCAGCAGAAGAGGCAGTAGTTTCAGCGGAAGTTGAGGTAGATGTTGGTAAAGCAGTGTCAATACCGTCGTCCGAAAGCGCTTGAGCAATGGCAGCCTTTAATCTGGTAGAGTACCATGGGACACCAGTGATCATTCTAGTGACTTCGTCTCCTGAAATACCGGTCAACATGGTAGTGAATTCACCGTAATTGAAAACAGCGCTGGCAATTTCTGGGGGGTATGTTTCAGTTGGGTGCGATCCTTGGAAAGCGTAGTAGTCGGCTAGATGGGCCCTGATATCGGAGACATAAACAGCCAATTCAACCAAATTAACTCTTTCGTCATATGGAGATAAAGTGGTGGTCGCAGAAGTAGCGGCGGCACTTGTCGCTAGCGCGACGGCAGTAGCTGCAGTAGTTATCTTAACCATTGCTTAATTTTGTAGTATACTTGTTATTGATGTAGATTTTAGTAGAGCTTGAAAGATGATTATGTGAGAATACTGACAATGACAACTGATCCAGGCTATTTTATACATATCAAGTGCGTGCACAAAAGTCTCATATCAGTATTTCTTGCCAatcttttccattattcGGTTCCTGAACGACGGGCTTCATCTTCACAGGCACCTAttgtattgttttttttcatctgtCAAACAAATGCGCAGGGCACAAAAAACTTCCCTGTAGAAAATCGCGCGTAGAATGCCATGtaacttttcttgttatgGTTCAACAACATGattaaaagaaattttatttgaagCGTCGTTCTGGGGACATTCACATAACTTTTGCCGTAGGAGCTAAACGATTGTCGAAACGGGAAAGATTTCTTTCCCCAAATTAGTAAGCTCTCTACTAGTGAACGTGCTGCTATGTGTATTGCTTGGGGTAAAACGCGCTCAAAAGGGCACCTGTATGCTACAAACGAAGAAGAGCGCGTgagatttggaaaacctTATCTATAAGGAGAAAGAGAGTTAACAtttatttgcttttttaaTCCTAGCCACTTGAAAGAATTCTGTATCAGGAATTCAACTGTTATTACCTTAACGTCTCCTTATTTTATGCTGCCTAGCGCTTGGGGCCCTGGCAATTAAGGGTCATTTGCATATGAATTAATGCATTTATACGATTGTCGCTACCTTTCCTggtagaaagaaaaaacagcCCGTACAATTCCGTAGCCATGAATGTTCTCTTATGAGGTTAGCATACGCTGGTACACACTAGGATAACCCCTAAAACTCAACGGTTCTCTTCCTCCCAATATCGAAGAGTAACATTTAGCTTATATAATCGATAATACTTGAAGCGTCTACCTATACGAATTGAAAAGGTAATTTCGATGGCCTAATTGCGTCCAAAGATCGTTAGTTATGACAATTATTACACGTCGAACAGTCTTACTCTACGGCCATTATAGTAGGGGTATATCAAACACCTTGTCTTCCATATTCTAGAATTACTGTATTGGCATCACTGAGCTGTTTGTGCTcttgaaaacttttgaagCAATTCTTGACTCTTCTTGTTACCTAGTCATTCTGTTATATTTTCACATTATTAAAAACTCCAGAAATGTAGGATTTGACCATATGCGATTGTTCATTTACGCTGTTAGTCCGCAAAGACTCGACAGTAGACACCGAAGTATACTGAGGAGACTATATGTCACCAGCGAATTGGTAGATTGAACTTGGTTGCTACACTACCACATCTGCCATTGCAGACACTCTTCCTGCTTT contains:
- the PMT4 gene encoding dolichyl-phosphate-mannose-protein mannosyltransferase; protein product: MSVPKKRIHGKSSPPTGDVDDPQLKYTKGASKCEQISEHWLLQSLPAPQSHYSFWATVVTLVAFAARFYKIWYPKEVVFDEVHFGKFASYYLERSYFFDVHPPFAKMMIGFIGWLCGYDGSFKFDEIGYSYETHPAPYIAYRSFNAILGTLTVPIMFNTLKELNFKPITCAFASLLVAIDTAHVTETRLILLDAILIISIAATMYCYVRFYKCQLRQPFTWSWYIWLHATGLSLSFVISTKYVGVMTYSAIGFAVVVNLWQLLDIKAGLSLRLFMKHFSKRLNGLVLIPFLIYLFWFWVHFTVLNTSGPGDAFMSAEFQETLYDSPLNIDSKVVNYFDIITLKHQDTDVFLHSHLAHYPQRYEDGRISSAGQQVTGYAHPDFNNQWEVLPPHDSDIGKGQAVLLNQHVRLRHVATDTYLLAHDVASPFYPTNEEVTAVSLEDGDGESYPETLFTFQPLKKSDEGHILKSKTVYFRLFHVDTSVALWTHNDELLPDWGFQQQEVNGNKKVTDPSNNWAIDEIVNLDEDRKVYVPKVVKPLPFLKKWIETQKSMFEHNNKLSSEHPFASEPYSWPGSLSGVSFWTNGDEKKQIYFIGNIIGWWFQVVSLAVFVGIIVADLLTRHRGYYALNKITREKLYGPLMFFFISWCCHYFPFFLMARQKFLHHYLPAHLIACLFSGALWEVIFSNCKSLNLETDEDVPGTPYEKNPKIYVKPYAVFLVCASTAVIWCFVYFAPLVYGDVSLSPSEVVSREWFDIELNYSK
- the MGM101 gene encoding Mgm101p; the protein is MMRTTLRIRGHASHVAQVCQMRTAASSAGTAAAGTAGIVKKSYNSTESKSAFAAKPEASNGNGMKEYSGSLNTRLGGTPLESRSTPTNTLNGSHKPVREEIDWYTSWYGLGMKPFESQVQKELVQPLEPKDIEVKPDGLIYLPEIKYRRILNKAFGAGGWGLVPRSETIVTSKLVTREYGLICHGQLISVARGEQDYFSESGIPTATEGCKSNALMRCCKDLGVGSELWDPVFIKKFKVEHCTEKFVEHVTTKRKKKIWLRKDRQVEYPYK
- the RPS4A gene encoding 40S ribosomal protein eS4, producing MQRHVKVDGKVRTDTTYPAGFMDVITLDATNENFRLVYDVKGRFAVHRITEEEASYKLGKVKKVQLGKKGVPYVVTHDGRTLRYPDPNIKVNDTVKIDLASGKITDFIKFDAGKLVYVTGGRNLGRIGTIVHKERHDGGFDLVHIKDSLDNTFVTRLNNVFVIGEQGKPYISLPKGKGIKLSIAEERDRRRAQQGL
- the HMS2 gene encoding Hms2p, which produces MCLSVARGPTQYRAMMDAISTMELSDVFVSELFRLLQSNAYSDIIQWSPDGSRFIIWNTDQFTKVILQRFFSTLPSFASFVRQLGRYKFQKTERLHCKEFFNAHFQRDNLAGLRFVKTTRRSPPAKKLSKACAYRWDPFKVNSILSKAVGKPSFEKLEKNVDTLQGNLDEVTSNNAESLRIIKEINAGLQTLSYHQFHAYQMANFLQANFEAIRKAACQQQQQQQQQQRRQDPRRRRLLLLMAGTCDTSKTPLVRLLKSMNFSIDTATQWHPLLNLDTYDLLFVAVSPYMPEDEIVYFKKLRNLLPSFPIVGVMNNLTSALDTNTSPSNYSRYYCNHFLRLGFNDILVSPFTPTQLTTLLSKHFPT
- the BAT2 gene encoding branched-chain-amino-acid transaminase BAT2, with translation MTLAPLDASKVKITTTEHPSEPKPNDQLVFGRSFTDHMLTVEWTAANGWDVPEIKPYQNLSLDPSAYVFHYAFELFEGMKAYRTVDNKITMFRPDMNMKRMNKSAQRICLPAFDSEELIALIAKLIQQDKRLIPEGKGYSLYIRPTMIGTTAGLGVSTPDRALLYVICSPVGPYYKTGFKAVRLEATDYATRAWPGGCGDKKLGANYAPCVLPQLQAASRGYQQNLWLFGPENNITEVGTMNAFFVFKDTETGKKELVTAPLDGTILEGVTRDSILTLAKERLDLDEWTISERYCTIGEVSERSKKGELVEAFGSGTAAIVSPIKEIGWKGEPINIPLLPGEQTGPLTKEVAQWINQIQYGEVEHGNWSRVITDLN
- the DAN1 gene encoding Dan1p, translated to MVKITTAATAVALATSAAATSATTTLSPYDERVNLVELAVYVSDIRAHLADYYAFQGSHPTETYPPEIASAVFNYGEFTTMLTGISGDEVTRMITGVPWYSTRLKAAIAQALSDDGIDTALPTSTSTSAETTASSAETTASSAETTTSSAEVTSSNDAVTSASGSVVNPTSSAASSPASAASVASSASISSVITRNGNETSSSAFNSKITSVVYGNNATLTATKVSTDDATITSCKGGCTKEDTTSTKTQLSTVKTTVTSCSAGVCSTLTAPITTATSSASHAIEINTNGAHKFGNGGVLGAAIIAGAAALL